A section of the Apostichopus japonicus isolate 1M-3 chromosome 1, ASM3797524v1, whole genome shotgun sequence genome encodes:
- the LOC139966690 gene encoding uncharacterized protein yields the protein MSTDEALTMKTLLIRRRNKKGTLTRAINSISTLIREDAGIDSVKELLEKANKNLEATEEAHQAVIEKLLEEDKFILEEEWMADVVSKFIAVKIEVERYVDLSRKGPERISEAPEGDEEKRLTNNDDNGIFTKNSNVSHCVSSKEVNDITDGNNSNVDRKNVEGLPHLSSNRYSSSCDSNYVFGFNELKLALELPKAEVFEFNGDPTDYWYFITNFEVNVASKLSGDAARLQYLLQLCKGKARFCIESCALLGDEGYESAKAILKRQFGQPHLILNSLMSKLVSRKSIKANDGESLWKLISEMQRCYVTLTQMGYVNDLNSTSNLLKIHSLLPVYLQTGWANVAQKIHESREPEFNDLLSYLTGQAEISSNMFGRNIGKLSSVVSDEKPRMKSNFMKGRSLKCFACDDDHRIFDCESFCNMSYNQRLDIVRTKRLCFRCLFPGHSVAKCRRDTVCTFCQSNKHNDLLHPPPNQENISVMSNTAVCGSNVFLRILPVTVTGNNGNRVHTLAILDSGSDTTLCSESLRKKLGVKGKPTSYTSSTVNGVEPKIGSTFDISVKGENESNDLSITALSVPKLPNSDDSVPSARDLNRWQHLKLIPWGDISRYNLELLIGADVPEAFWVMDERRGGTGDPYGVKTPLGWSVMGPTGFSGRSDRKNIHRISCCSNGEILSLLKSSWSVDDASIGEGDSVQDKRAKGILESTASLTSEGHYRIGLLWKDDYHFLPSNKPLAESCLRNIKRKLLRDNVMRQKYTETVEGYIAKGYAERVQGEGKAGNVWYLPHHPVVHPHKDKVRVVYDCAAKWRDTSLNSCLLKGPDTINSLVGVLHRFRQQQIALVADVEAMFHQVQVISEDRDVFRFLWWPGGNLESEPLEYRMTVHLFGATSSPACAGYALQRTARDNELHNQDIVGKKAIQFIRNNFYVDDLLASVDDPTVAIEVVERIRSILSKGGFRLTKWVSNDRAVLQSIPESERAPNLRNSLETLPTERTLGVS from the exons ATGTCAACAGACGAGGCCCTTACGATGAAGACGCTGTTAATACGGCGCAGGAATAAGAAGGGGACCTTGACTAGAGCAATTAATTCTATTTCTACTCTCATTAGAGAGGACGCAGGAATAGACTCTGTGAAGGAACTCTTAGAGAAAGCGAATAAAAATTTAGAAGCAACAGAAGAGGCCCATCAAGCTGTGATTGAAAAGCTTTTGGAAGAAgataagtttattttggaagaagaatgGATGGCGGACGTAGTCAGCAAGTTCATCGCCGTAAAGATCGAAGTCGAGAGGTATGTAGACCTAAGCAGAAAAGGGCCTGAGAGGATCTCAGAAGCTCCCGAAGGCGACGAGGAAAAGAGGTTAACCAACAATGATGATAACGGTATTTTTACTAAGAATAGTAACGTTAGTCATTGTGTTAGCTCTAAGGAAGTTAATGATATTACCGATGGTAATAATAGTAACGTAGACAGGAAGAATGTTGAAGGTCTTCCACATTTAAGTTCAAATAGGTATAGTTCTAGTTGTGATTCCAACTATGTATTCGGGTTTAATGAACTCAAATTAGCATTAGAGTTACCGaaggctgaggtatttgagttTAATGGAGACCCCACAGATTATTGGTACTTCATAACCAATTTCGAAGTTAACGTGGCAAGTAAATTGAGCGGTGATGCCGCGCGTTTGCAGTATTTGCTGCAGCTATGTAAAGGTAAAGCGCGTTTCTGCATCGAAAGTTGCGCGCTTCTAGGCGACGAAGGTTACGAAAGCGCGAAGGCAATTTTGAAACGTCAATTTGGTCAACCGCATCTGATTCTGAATTCTTTGATGAGTAAATTGGTTAGTCGCAAATCGATTAAGGCTAATGACGGAGAAAGCTTGTGGAAGCTCATATCCGAAATGCAGAGGTGTTACGTTACCTTAACTCAGATGGGGTATGTAAATGACCTAAATTCAACAAGTAACCTTCTTAAGATTCACAGTTTGTTACCTGTTTATCTTCAAACTGGGTGGGCAAATGTCGCCCAAAAGATACATGAGAGTAGAGAACCAGAATTTAATGACCTTCTATCGTATCTGACAGGTCAAGCTGAAATTTCGTCTAACATGTTTGGTAGGAATATAGGCAAGTTGAGTAGCGTAGTGAGTGACGAGAAACCTCGCATGAAATCTAATTTTATGAAAGGTAGATCTCTTAAGTGTTTTGCCTGTGATGATGATCATAGGATTTTTGACTGTGAGTCGTTCTGCAACATGAGTTACAACCAGAGGCTAGACATTGTTAGGACAAAGAGGTTGTGTTTTAGGTGTCTATTTCCTGGTCATTCGGTGGCTAAATGTAGAAGGGATACCGTTTGCACGTTTTGTCAGTCTAACAAACACAATGATCTACTTCATCCTCCACCCAATCAAGAGAACATCTCTGTTATGTCAAACACTGCTGTTTGTGGTAGTAACGTTTTCTTGAGAATTCTGCCGGTTACAGTGACCGGTAACAATGGTAATCGGGTGCATACCCTGGCTATTTTGGACAGTGGGTCAGACACTACTCTGTGTTCAGAATCCCTAAGGAAGAAGTTAGGTGTTAAGGGAAAACCGACGTCTTACACGTCTTCGACGGTTAACGGAGTCGAACCTAAGATCGGTTCAACATTTGATATTAGCGTTAAAGGGGAGAATGAAAGTAACGATTTGTCAATAACTGCTCTTTCTGTTCCAAAACTAcccaatagtgatgatagtgtCCCCTCTGCTCGTGACCTCAACCGGTGGCAACATTTGAAACTTATTCCCTGGGGGGATATCTCAAGATACAACCTTGAGCTACTAATAGGGGCGGATGTTCCCGAAGCATTTTGGGTTATGGATGAGAGGCGTGGTGGAACGGGGGATCCGTATGGAGTAAAGACACCCCTTGGTTGGTCTGTTATGGGTCCCACAGGTTTCAGTGGTCGTAGCGATAGAAAGAACATCCATCGTATATCTTGTTGCTCGAATGGAGAGATCTTAAGTTTACTTAAAAGTTCTTGGTCTGTAGACGATGCGAGTATTGGTGAAG GTGATTCTGTCCAAGACAAGAGAGCCAAAGGTATATTAGAATCTACTGCCTCACTTACTAGTGAAGGTCACTACCGGATAGGACTTCTGTGGAAGGACGATTACCATTTCTTGCCTTCCAATAAACCGTTAGCTGAATCATGTCTAAGAAACATAAAACGTAAGCTATTAAGAGACAATGTAATGCGTCAAAAGTATACAGAAACCGTAGAAGGTTACATTGCGAAAGGTTATGCCGAACGGGTTCAAGGTGAAGGTAAGGCTGGTAATGTTTGGTATCTGCCTCACCATCCAGTTGTTCATCCCCACAAAGACAAGGTCAGAGTAGTCTATGATTGTGCAGCGAAGTGGAGGGATACTTCATTAAACTCGTGTTTATTGAAAGGCCCAGACACGATAAACAGTCTCGTGGGTGTTCTCCACAGATTTAGGCAGCAGCAAATTGCACTAGTTGCTGACGTAGAGGCAATGTTTCACCAAGTGCAGGTGATAAGCGAAGACCGCGATGTCTTCAGGTTCTTGTGGTGGCCTGGCGGTAATCTAGAAAGTGAACCGCTTGAATATAGAATGACGGTGCATCTCTTTGGTGCCACGTCAAGTCCAGCTTGCGCCGGCTATGCGTTACAGCGCACGGCCAGGGACAACGAGTTACATAATCAGGACATTGTAGGTAAGAAAGCCATTCAGTTCATAAGGAACAACTTCTATGTAGACGATCTTCTGGCTTCAGTCGATGATCCAACTGTTGCAATAGAAGTTGTGGAACGCATTAGAAGTATTTTAAGTAAGGGCGGCTTTAGACTCACGAAGTGGGTTAGTAACGATCGTGCCGTTCTCCAAAGCATCCCAGAGTCCGAAAGAGCTCCAAATTTACGTAATAGCCTGGAGACTCTTCCAACTGAGCGAACACTGGGAGTGAGTTGA
- the LOC139966698 gene encoding uncharacterized protein isoform X2, translating into MLVVTKQPFTSSSGPGKKIMMLDTLGEEEESSDESLDEEVDFKPPQVDNNKFEMLCDGLLSAMSLLQSSLAEFLLLKDELVQHALPPSLLARTAMVSGRIFRSATDLHTPATELIRLVRVYSTSWEEKSAALKKLHSDYDSKHKQLNIAVRRLQLIDAQARRMAKERRIMMWEKLFSKLTSARGHGRRWKFLIDNFKQKTKLGMEHLQAYIDSLDKEPESEEDEGEEEKREDLLSQSNSVNELQIISSSDEELEFSEDSSQEDEDGDDKEDETEASQQRTPGGGKRVTFQEPDNEEPKTVYVEVAAPKPPTAEMGLWTHEPRYDYSLNVKVYQPIGIQLDDVKCSLTLQQQFKKSEPFPEEKPSSRGKGTGKSPSPAKGNSLIGSKGGVANKQQKKKSMAKPGDRHFILTFPIGDKPLFDKILGGADPTPSVAKPHPPAAPASKPVDSEESEDETQSEKSPREEPIKLGVHHGQFDELVAMGTMVMEDLKALDVQLVESEEETKLFAPTPFPVYKIETGRKAKTHEEPSGVLPLVFYYTRVHKPFVKDKETESETLKEIVFDLTGVDLRVMKKEDLSLNKDYQDRCLSAMSVQSTHSEKEDVVPKADVEVLIAHHEEEIKIIQEDYENRIRELALALEQVQTEHLNTLLTQKPGEAGQGDSPLQGWNQENNNEEYTRLSDGTILTHVKKYKRPANIPKWGNDLPDDFLDRLQMFSDESQKRRQELTAKTRKEIEERTEKQLAVQYRLSLPTANRRTALKDVSLPAVFMPSRTGQLYNPRAHQYFHPTGSLGQLRLTQPPSIFQLPPLPNKSRLSVLNLFDIRTNFAWQEEGADPLSRATTMTPSRATSVQPPVTPNNHPKVAAHPAPPNTAD; encoded by the exons ATGCTTGTGGTAACCAAGCAACCTTTCACTTCAAGTTCAG GTCCAGGAAAGAAGATAATGATGCTTGACACACtgggagaagaagaagaatcctCAGATGAG AGTTTGGATGAAGAGGTTGACTTCAAACCTCCTCAGGTTGATAATAACAAGTTTGAGATGCTCTGTGATGGGCTCTTGAGTGCTATGTCCTTATTACAGTCTTCTTTGGCTGAG TTTCTTCTTCTGAAGGACGAGCTAGTTCAGCATGCACTGCCACCATCGTTATTAGCAAGAACCGCGATGGTTTCTGGCAGAATATTTAGAAG TGCTACAGACCTCCATACTCCAGCCACAGAATTGATTCGATTAGTCAGGGTCTACTCGACATCCTGGGAAGAGAAGAGCGCCGCATTAAAGAAGCTACATTCTGATTACGATAGTAAACACAAGCAGTTGAATATAGCTGTGAGAAGATTACAGTTGATAGATGCACAG GCTCGACGCATGGCCAAAGAAAGACGTATTATGATGTGGGAGAAACTGTTCTCGAAACTTACGAGTGCAAGAGGACATGGAAGGCGGTGGAAATTCCTGATTGACAACTTCAAGCAGAAGActaaattggg CATGGAGCATCTTCAAGCGTACATCGATTCGTTAGATAAAGAACCGGAATCAGAGGAGGACGAGGGAGAGGAGGAGAAAAGAGAAGATCTACTCAGCCAATCAAATTCAGTCAACGAACTCCAAATAATCAGCTCG TCGGATGAAGAGTTAGAATTTTCTGAGGATTCCTCACAAGAGGATGAAGATGGAGACGATAAAGAGGACGAAACAGAGGCATCCCAGCAGAGGACTCCTGGAGGTGGAAAG AGGGTCACCTTCCAAGAACCTGACAATGAAGAACCGAAAACTGTTTATGTTGAAGTCGCAGCTCCAAAGCCGCCCACAGCGGAGATGGGCCTCTGGACACACGAGCCCCGTTACGATTACTCCCTGAACGTGAAGGTTTACCAGCCGATCGGTATCCAACTCGACGACGTCAAGTGTAGCCTGACGTTACAGCAGCAATTTAAGAAGAGTGAACCATTTCCAGAAGAGAAACCGTCGAGTCGAG GGAAAGGAACAGGGAAAAGTCCTTCCCCAGCAAAAGGAAACTCTTTGATTGGTTCTAAAGGGGGCGTGGCTAACAAGCAgcagaagaagaaaagtatGGCTAAACCAGGAGATAG GCATTTTATTTTAACCTTCCCCATTGGAGACAAACCTCTTTTTGACAAGATTTTGGGGGGAGCTGATCCTACACCTTCTGTTGCCAAACCCCACCCCCCTGCGGCTCCCGCCTCTAAACCAGTAGATTCTGAAGAGTCTGAAGATGAGACCCAGAGCGAGAAGTCACCCAGGGAGGAACCAATCAAACTTGGTGTCCATCATGGTCAATTTGATGAATTGGTCGCTATGGGAACTATGGTCATGGAAGATCTCAAGGCACTG GATGTGCAGTTAGTTGAGTCTGAGGAAGAAACAAAGCTCTTTGCTCCTACTCCGTTCCCTGTCTATAAGATTGAGACCGGTAGAAAGGCCAAGACCCACGAGGAACCCTCTGGGGTCCTCCCTCTGGTCTTCTATTATACAAGGGTGCATAAACCATTTGTCAAAGACAAAGAAACAG AATCTGAAACTCTTAAGGAGATAGTCTTTGACCTGACTGGTGTGGACCTCCGTGTAATGAAGAAAGAAGACCTCTCTCTCAACAAAGATTACCAGGACAGGTGTTTATCGGCTATGTCTGTCCAATCAACACATTCAGAGAAAgag gATGTCGTTCCTAAAGCTGATGTAGAAGTCTTGATTGCTCACCACGAGGAGGAAATCAAGATTATTCAAGAGGATTACGA AAACCGGATTCGTGAACTGGCTCTGGCTCTTGAACAAGTGCAGACTGAACATCTCAACACTCTGTTGACGCAGAAACCTGGCGAGGCTGGTCAAG GTGACTCGCCTCTTCAGGGATGGAATCAGGAGAACAATAACGAAGAGTACACAAGACTATCAGATGGAACAATTTTAAC TCATGTCAAGAAATACAAGAGACCTGCCAATATACCCAAATGGGGGAATGATTTACCTGATGAT TTCCTCGATAGGCTTCAGATGTTCTCTGATGAGAGTCAGAAGAGACGGCAGGAGCTGACGGCTAAGACCCGTAAAGAAATTGAAGAGAGAACTGAGAAACAGCTTGCAGTGCAATACAGACTGAGCTTACCGACAGCGAACAGACGGACAGCCCTTAAAG atgtcAGCCTTCCGGCCGTTTTCATGCCGAGTCGAACCGGTCAACTTTACAACCCTAGAGCACATCAGTATTTCCACCCTACAG
- the LOC139966698 gene encoding uncharacterized protein isoform X1, with protein MSSSVPLQSPPQSGSFETSSPGKKIMMLDTLGEEEESSDESLDEEVDFKPPQVDNNKFEMLCDGLLSAMSLLQSSLAEFLLLKDELVQHALPPSLLARTAMVSGRIFRSATDLHTPATELIRLVRVYSTSWEEKSAALKKLHSDYDSKHKQLNIAVRRLQLIDAQARRMAKERRIMMWEKLFSKLTSARGHGRRWKFLIDNFKQKTKLGMEHLQAYIDSLDKEPESEEDEGEEEKREDLLSQSNSVNELQIISSSDEELEFSEDSSQEDEDGDDKEDETEASQQRTPGGGKRVTFQEPDNEEPKTVYVEVAAPKPPTAEMGLWTHEPRYDYSLNVKVYQPIGIQLDDVKCSLTLQQQFKKSEPFPEEKPSSRGKGTGKSPSPAKGNSLIGSKGGVANKQQKKKSMAKPGDRHFILTFPIGDKPLFDKILGGADPTPSVAKPHPPAAPASKPVDSEESEDETQSEKSPREEPIKLGVHHGQFDELVAMGTMVMEDLKALDVQLVESEEETKLFAPTPFPVYKIETGRKAKTHEEPSGVLPLVFYYTRVHKPFVKDKETESETLKEIVFDLTGVDLRVMKKEDLSLNKDYQDRCLSAMSVQSTHSEKEDVVPKADVEVLIAHHEEEIKIIQEDYENRIRELALALEQVQTEHLNTLLTQKPGEAGQGDSPLQGWNQENNNEEYTRLSDGTILTHVKKYKRPANIPKWGNDLPDDFLDRLQMFSDESQKRRQELTAKTRKEIEERTEKQLAVQYRLSLPTANRRTALKDVSLPAVFMPSRTGQLYNPRAHQYFHPTGSLGQLRLTQPPSIFQLPPLPNKSRLSVLNLFDIRTNFAWQEEGADPLSRATTMTPSRATSVQPPVTPNNHPKVAAHPAPPNTAD; from the exons ATGTCTTCTTCAGTCCCTTTACAATCTCCTCCCCAAAGTGGATCTTTTGAAACATCTA GTCCAGGAAAGAAGATAATGATGCTTGACACACtgggagaagaagaagaatcctCAGATGAG AGTTTGGATGAAGAGGTTGACTTCAAACCTCCTCAGGTTGATAATAACAAGTTTGAGATGCTCTGTGATGGGCTCTTGAGTGCTATGTCCTTATTACAGTCTTCTTTGGCTGAG TTTCTTCTTCTGAAGGACGAGCTAGTTCAGCATGCACTGCCACCATCGTTATTAGCAAGAACCGCGATGGTTTCTGGCAGAATATTTAGAAG TGCTACAGACCTCCATACTCCAGCCACAGAATTGATTCGATTAGTCAGGGTCTACTCGACATCCTGGGAAGAGAAGAGCGCCGCATTAAAGAAGCTACATTCTGATTACGATAGTAAACACAAGCAGTTGAATATAGCTGTGAGAAGATTACAGTTGATAGATGCACAG GCTCGACGCATGGCCAAAGAAAGACGTATTATGATGTGGGAGAAACTGTTCTCGAAACTTACGAGTGCAAGAGGACATGGAAGGCGGTGGAAATTCCTGATTGACAACTTCAAGCAGAAGActaaattggg CATGGAGCATCTTCAAGCGTACATCGATTCGTTAGATAAAGAACCGGAATCAGAGGAGGACGAGGGAGAGGAGGAGAAAAGAGAAGATCTACTCAGCCAATCAAATTCAGTCAACGAACTCCAAATAATCAGCTCG TCGGATGAAGAGTTAGAATTTTCTGAGGATTCCTCACAAGAGGATGAAGATGGAGACGATAAAGAGGACGAAACAGAGGCATCCCAGCAGAGGACTCCTGGAGGTGGAAAG AGGGTCACCTTCCAAGAACCTGACAATGAAGAACCGAAAACTGTTTATGTTGAAGTCGCAGCTCCAAAGCCGCCCACAGCGGAGATGGGCCTCTGGACACACGAGCCCCGTTACGATTACTCCCTGAACGTGAAGGTTTACCAGCCGATCGGTATCCAACTCGACGACGTCAAGTGTAGCCTGACGTTACAGCAGCAATTTAAGAAGAGTGAACCATTTCCAGAAGAGAAACCGTCGAGTCGAG GGAAAGGAACAGGGAAAAGTCCTTCCCCAGCAAAAGGAAACTCTTTGATTGGTTCTAAAGGGGGCGTGGCTAACAAGCAgcagaagaagaaaagtatGGCTAAACCAGGAGATAG GCATTTTATTTTAACCTTCCCCATTGGAGACAAACCTCTTTTTGACAAGATTTTGGGGGGAGCTGATCCTACACCTTCTGTTGCCAAACCCCACCCCCCTGCGGCTCCCGCCTCTAAACCAGTAGATTCTGAAGAGTCTGAAGATGAGACCCAGAGCGAGAAGTCACCCAGGGAGGAACCAATCAAACTTGGTGTCCATCATGGTCAATTTGATGAATTGGTCGCTATGGGAACTATGGTCATGGAAGATCTCAAGGCACTG GATGTGCAGTTAGTTGAGTCTGAGGAAGAAACAAAGCTCTTTGCTCCTACTCCGTTCCCTGTCTATAAGATTGAGACCGGTAGAAAGGCCAAGACCCACGAGGAACCCTCTGGGGTCCTCCCTCTGGTCTTCTATTATACAAGGGTGCATAAACCATTTGTCAAAGACAAAGAAACAG AATCTGAAACTCTTAAGGAGATAGTCTTTGACCTGACTGGTGTGGACCTCCGTGTAATGAAGAAAGAAGACCTCTCTCTCAACAAAGATTACCAGGACAGGTGTTTATCGGCTATGTCTGTCCAATCAACACATTCAGAGAAAgag gATGTCGTTCCTAAAGCTGATGTAGAAGTCTTGATTGCTCACCACGAGGAGGAAATCAAGATTATTCAAGAGGATTACGA AAACCGGATTCGTGAACTGGCTCTGGCTCTTGAACAAGTGCAGACTGAACATCTCAACACTCTGTTGACGCAGAAACCTGGCGAGGCTGGTCAAG GTGACTCGCCTCTTCAGGGATGGAATCAGGAGAACAATAACGAAGAGTACACAAGACTATCAGATGGAACAATTTTAAC TCATGTCAAGAAATACAAGAGACCTGCCAATATACCCAAATGGGGGAATGATTTACCTGATGAT TTCCTCGATAGGCTTCAGATGTTCTCTGATGAGAGTCAGAAGAGACGGCAGGAGCTGACGGCTAAGACCCGTAAAGAAATTGAAGAGAGAACTGAGAAACAGCTTGCAGTGCAATACAGACTGAGCTTACCGACAGCGAACAGACGGACAGCCCTTAAAG atgtcAGCCTTCCGGCCGTTTTCATGCCGAGTCGAACCGGTCAACTTTACAACCCTAGAGCACATCAGTATTTCCACCCTACAG